One segment of Fimbriiglobus ruber DNA contains the following:
- a CDS encoding protein kinase domain-containing protein, producing MALTCPRCLRKLSDSVDPVEPPVFCMYCGQKLRATADCPALPPVMPDQAETIDAPEPIYDVSVQVEQAPPPRAADGQVAAVGSVIGGYRLGRVLGSGGMGAVYEAENETTGQRVAIKLLSSRLSANPTSVERFRQEGRVASQITHPRCVFVLRADADAGRPYIVMELMPGRTLKDLVDDRGPLPPGEAVARILDVIDGLAEAHRCGVIHRDVKPSNCFLTDDDRVKVGDFGLSKSLDPDQADQHLTQSGHFLGTILYASPEQIRGEPVGYESDVYSVCATLYHLLAGRAPFQHESLTAALARAVSEPPPPFRAARPDVSPELERVVLKGLDRDRARRWESLEELREELIGLQPERQAPARPRDMVLAFLIDLVLIQVVILPAEVVVRFLVGTTFGLASPTEWNWPAELVYFVYFAVADGLFGCTVGKRLARLRVVRVGRTGPPGLRAGAVRAGVFALLTNALMVGPEWLVEVWPRGPAGWVLALLGAAVAVAALLLQFRRTAQGWRGVHDFASGCRVVQRPRPAHRVRLASRFPNPLDRVQPSPVKLPEVVGGFGVKGKICALPDGGEVWAGVDKALGRRVLVRVFPPGRDDPVNWDAPVTRPTRLRAVGHGTVAWNGTERAWVGYVAPAGAPLADVIDPRGPLSWADARLILEQLVNELADAAGDGSGVYRPAVEQVWVEPGGRVQILDFPLPVGAARVPGALPEPGTGDPSDLVRRVATLALEGTPRAAGGRVRAPLPAHASRITDRLFGGGEPGALDALRGALADNHAFPPHVSAGVRAAHIGVQGPMLALGLVVMFVLGGVFNLTSALTAVLRAQSFADTARIIESDAGCETLLERARRHALNAAERERIESALRPTDRAATRRKLRQAVAVQQVELDEIRQHLNRPERTVLTRFQQESADDVTDADEISLRNVDFAVTTARAGKGATFAAARWPMFGVFVVGVVVWPLVWAGFALVFRGGLAMAVAGITIVRADGRPAGRVRCAARELLVWLPLTAVLLACLWAQAAAPELVLARTVLWLAAVLMVPLYVAIALREPARPPQDRIMGTYLVPV from the coding sequence ATGGCCCTGACTTGTCCACGCTGCCTCCGGAAACTGTCCGACTCGGTCGACCCGGTCGAACCGCCGGTGTTCTGCATGTACTGCGGACAGAAACTGCGGGCGACCGCCGACTGCCCGGCCCTGCCGCCGGTCATGCCCGACCAGGCCGAGACGATCGACGCCCCGGAGCCGATTTACGACGTGTCCGTCCAGGTCGAACAGGCTCCCCCGCCGCGGGCGGCCGACGGGCAGGTCGCGGCGGTCGGGTCGGTGATCGGCGGGTACCGCCTCGGCCGGGTACTCGGGTCCGGCGGGATGGGCGCGGTCTACGAGGCCGAGAACGAGACCACCGGCCAGCGGGTGGCCATCAAGCTGCTGTCGAGCCGGCTCTCGGCCAACCCGACGTCGGTCGAGCGGTTCCGCCAGGAGGGCCGGGTCGCCAGCCAGATCACGCACCCGCGGTGCGTGTTCGTCCTGCGGGCCGACGCGGACGCCGGCCGGCCGTACATCGTCATGGAGCTGATGCCCGGGCGGACGCTCAAGGACCTCGTCGACGACCGCGGCCCGCTCCCGCCCGGGGAAGCCGTCGCCCGAATCCTGGACGTCATCGACGGGCTCGCCGAGGCCCACCGGTGCGGCGTCATCCACCGGGATGTCAAGCCGTCAAATTGCTTCCTCACCGACGACGACCGCGTCAAGGTCGGCGACTTCGGCCTGTCGAAGTCCCTCGACCCGGACCAGGCGGACCAGCACCTGACCCAGTCCGGGCACTTCCTCGGGACGATCCTGTACGCGTCCCCGGAACAGATTCGCGGGGAGCCGGTCGGGTACGAGTCGGACGTCTACTCGGTGTGCGCGACGCTCTACCACCTGCTCGCCGGCCGGGCCCCGTTCCAGCACGAGAGCCTGACGGCGGCCCTGGCTCGGGCCGTGTCCGAGCCGCCCCCGCCGTTTCGCGCCGCCCGCCCGGACGTCTCCCCCGAACTCGAGCGCGTCGTCTTGAAGGGGCTCGACCGGGACCGCGCCCGCCGGTGGGAGTCGCTGGAAGAACTGCGGGAAGAACTGATCGGCCTCCAGCCCGAGCGGCAGGCGCCGGCCCGCCCGCGGGACATGGTCCTCGCGTTCCTGATCGACCTCGTGCTGATCCAGGTGGTCATTCTCCCGGCCGAGGTGGTGGTCCGGTTCCTGGTCGGGACGACCTTCGGGCTCGCCAGCCCGACCGAGTGGAACTGGCCGGCCGAACTCGTGTACTTCGTCTACTTCGCGGTCGCGGACGGGCTGTTCGGGTGTACGGTCGGCAAGCGGCTCGCCCGCCTGCGGGTGGTCCGGGTCGGCCGGACCGGGCCGCCGGGCCTCCGCGCCGGCGCGGTCCGGGCCGGCGTGTTCGCTCTGCTGACGAACGCGCTCATGGTCGGCCCGGAATGGCTCGTGGAAGTCTGGCCGCGCGGGCCGGCCGGGTGGGTCCTCGCGCTGCTGGGCGCCGCCGTCGCCGTGGCGGCCCTCCTGCTCCAGTTCCGGCGGACGGCCCAGGGGTGGCGCGGGGTCCACGACTTCGCGAGCGGGTGCCGGGTGGTCCAGCGGCCGCGGCCGGCCCACCGGGTCCGCCTCGCCAGCCGGTTCCCGAACCCGCTCGACCGGGTCCAGCCGTCGCCGGTCAAGCTGCCCGAGGTCGTCGGCGGGTTCGGCGTGAAGGGGAAAATCTGCGCCCTCCCGGACGGCGGGGAGGTGTGGGCGGGGGTGGACAAGGCGCTCGGCCGGCGGGTCCTCGTCCGCGTCTTCCCGCCGGGCCGCGACGACCCGGTCAACTGGGACGCCCCGGTCACCCGGCCGACCCGCCTGCGGGCGGTCGGGCACGGGACGGTCGCGTGGAACGGGACCGAGCGGGCGTGGGTCGGGTACGTGGCCCCGGCCGGCGCCCCCCTGGCGGACGTGATCGACCCCCGCGGCCCGCTCTCGTGGGCCGACGCCCGCCTGATCTTAGAACAACTCGTCAACGAGCTGGCGGACGCGGCCGGGGACGGGTCGGGCGTCTACCGGCCGGCCGTCGAGCAGGTGTGGGTCGAGCCCGGCGGGCGGGTCCAGATCCTCGACTTCCCGCTCCCGGTCGGGGCCGCGCGGGTGCCCGGGGCGCTGCCCGAGCCCGGAACCGGCGACCCGTCCGACCTGGTCCGCCGGGTGGCCACGCTGGCGCTGGAGGGCACCCCGCGGGCGGCCGGCGGGCGGGTCCGGGCGCCGCTGCCGGCGCACGCCTCCCGGATCACCGACCGCTTGTTCGGCGGCGGCGAGCCCGGCGCCCTGGACGCCCTCCGCGGCGCCCTCGCGGACAACCACGCCTTCCCGCCGCACGTTTCGGCCGGCGTCCGGGCCGCGCACATCGGCGTCCAGGGGCCGATGCTCGCGCTCGGGCTGGTCGTGATGTTCGTCCTGGGCGGCGTGTTCAACCTCACGTCCGCGCTGACCGCCGTCCTCCGGGCCCAGTCGTTCGCGGACACGGCCAGGATCATCGAGTCCGACGCCGGCTGCGAGACCCTTTTGGAGCGGGCCCGGCGGCACGCGCTGAACGCCGCCGAGCGGGAGCGGATCGAGTCCGCCCTGCGGCCGACGGACCGGGCCGCGACCCGGCGCAAACTGCGGCAGGCGGTTGCCGTCCAGCAGGTCGAACTGGACGAAATCCGACAGCACTTAAACCGGCCGGAGCGGACCGTACTCACCCGGTTCCAGCAGGAGAGTGCGGACGACGTCACGGACGCGGACGAGATCAGCCTGCGGAACGTGGATTTCGCCGTGACGACGGCCCGGGCGGGCAAGGGGGCGACGTTCGCGGCAGCCCGGTGGCCGATGTTCGGGGTGTTCGTGGTGGGGGTGGTCGTGTGGCCGCTGGTGTGGGCCGGGTTCGCGCTGGTCTTCCGGGGCGGGCTGGCCATGGCGGTGGCCGGGATCACCATCGTCCGGGCCGACGGCCGGCCGGCCGGCCGGGTCCGCTGTGCCGCCCGCGAGTTACTCGTCTGGCTGCCGCTGACCGCCGTCTTGCTGGCGTGCCTGTGGGCCCAGGCGGCCGCCCCGGAGCTGGTCCTGGCGCGGACGGTGCTGTGGCTGGCCGCCGTGCTGATGGTCCCGCTCTACGTGGCGATCGCCCTCCGCGAGCCCGCCCGCCCGCCGCAGGACCGGATCATGGGCACGTACCTCGTGCCGGTGTGA